The DNA sequence tttattgaatcacaaatactgaaattccaccacatagtgaatttgcaaacagttaaaatgatacacaaagcaaactataacctgctagccaagaatgtacaacaattctcaacaaaagaggagaaatataatcttagagaaaaatgtaatataaaacatttgtatgcacgtacaacacttaagaccttcagtatatcagtatgtggaattaaatgatggaatggatgaagcaaagcaatcaaacaatgtactaatatgatccacttcaagaaactcttcacacttaaagtgtttacaaagtacaaagaagaagataaacattctcaattttctcaatgcatgtgtgatgtatcatgttgtatgcatgcatgtgtgatgtatcatggtgtatgcatgcatgtgtgatgtttcatgttgtatgcatgcatgtgtgatgtatcatgtcgtatgcatgcatgtgtgatgtatcatgttgtatgcatgcatgtgtgatgtatcatgttgtatgcatgcatgtgtgatgtatcatgttgtatgcatgcatgtgtgatgtttcatgttgtatgcatgcatgtgtgatgtatcatgttgtatgcatgcatgtgtgatgtatcatgttgtatgcatgcatgtgtgatgtatcatgttgtatgcatgcatgtgtgatgtatcatgttgtatgcatgcatgtgtgatgtatcatgttgtatgcatgcatgtgtgatgtatcatgtcgtatgcatgcatgtgtgatgtatcatgttgtatgcatgcatgtgtgatgtatcatgttgtatgcttgcatgttccaaataaactcaacacaactcaactcaactcaactcaactaacacttggtggacattcaagtcacaaaatgcaaatggagtattgttggtgtattttggatggttatagaggacctcccattggctccattgcaagtggacttttatttacatttatgaggtagaattagggctgggtgatgtatggaatatactggatatattgtgggtttgtctctgtgcgatatagaaaatgactatatggtgatattggagtatacgttctcacacagttgcttttagctgcaggcattacactacaggctcttctcactctttcttgtctctccttctcacagagacataaaacaagcgcaccttcttacatacgtcacatactgtcacgtgtgcaacgtcatacgctctcacggagcagacaggtagcggcatggtaacgttagctgtggtgctagtggtaatacgagagaaagaaggtgccaatctggtaacaaatgaaggcagAATTAATTCCCGAGACAAACAGCAGGAGgcccatcatctggcggtggtttggcttcaagcaggtagatggtgaacaagtatgcggcaaaagcgttgctacaaaaagtagcagcactgctaatgtagcacaatttgaaaagtcacccgctagagaatgaagagtgcttgaaactctgcatgtcaacatccccgttcagtgccacacccacaaaatgcccaagcaaccatttccacatcaacaccgtatgaaacaaatagtcaacaacagaaggagataacgtccgcaggaacctaccacatagtgaaggacatacactatttgatttcctattatgcagctcatttttatttgacacttattgaaatatcttgtgtgacatcatgcacaaaagtgcactttatttattttaaactattgtagtggcattttgtacaaaaagtacactttaatttagtgttgttttgatgtcatcttagtgacatcatgcacaaaagtgcactaatagcttgttttaaaatgtctctgacaatcttgcacgttctgttttgaaatgacatgaatgtttgtgccactgcttaataactgtttaataaatacacttttggtcaattgacttagttgtgattttcctctctgcatgaaagtttaaaagtagcatatattaatgcagtatgaagaagaatgttttaatgtagacacataaaatcatcatattgctgtgataatatgcatcaagtgttcattcaaggctaaggcaaaatatccacaaatatatggtgtattgtgacatggcctaaacatatccacatatatatggtgtatcgtgacatggcctaaacatatccacatatatatggtgtatcgtgacatggactaaacatatccacatatatatggtgtatcgtgacatggcctaaacatatccacatatatatggtgtatcgtgacatggactaaacatatccacatataccgtattttccgcactataaggcgcacctaaaaaccacaaatgttctcaaaagctgacagtgcgccttataacccggtgcgctttatatatggataaatattaagattcattttcataaagtttaggtctcgcaactacggtaaacagccgccatcttttttccccgtagaagaagcgcgcggtgcatgctgggatatgtgacgtttcatttccatttgtgtgtttatgtaaagaccccaaaatggctcctattaagtgtgttgtctgtctaattataaataatgcagacgaggcgtgttaactgagttctcaacgtttactcacagcgtgctcataaccacattcgaactcccagcatacaacaacgcttctcagggctaccgcgcatgctcgtaactatcgttgcatgctgggtagtgtagttgttatatttgctagctcataacagcacattgagagacacgcttacgcgcttaattcaatactcgccgtcattccgggtggattgacaaaagacctccagccgctagatattggtgtcaacagggcattcgaagctagactgctaactgcgtgggaacaatggatgacagaaggcgaacacaccttcactaagacgaggaggcagcgccagacgacgccaacatctgccagtggatcgtaaatttgcccaacttttcacttcggacaccgaagacgaaggatttacgaatgaaaaataacttcagaaagtgagcgctatgtttattttgtgtgttgtgacattaacgttcgagcaacattatgttgctattgctctgcactattttgaattttactatgtttgtgattgcacatttgcgtacattttgggagtgaacagagttgttagaacgctggtttttaatatattattaaagtttgactgacctatctgactgtttttttgacattccctttagcgcagcgtaggcgcggcttatagtccggggcggcttattggtggacaaagttatgaaatatgccattcattgaaggtgcggctaataatccggtgcgccttatagtgcggaaaatacggtatatggtgtatcgtgacatggactaaacatatccacatatatatggtgtatcgtgacatggcctaaacatatccacatatatatggtgtatcgtgacatggcctaaaaatatccacatatatatggtgtatcatgacatggcctaaacatatccgcatatatatggtgtatcgtgacatggcctaaaaatatccacatacatatggtgtatcgtgacatggcctaaacatattcacatattaataaaaggccatatcgcccagccctagttcgaatgtgatttttttttatatatccaccatcatgtctgttataataattgtgaacgatagaaaaatcccctaaaaagtgcagtttccctctaaattccaatgattagatttaagacttgaagtgtatgagcatgaagtgatgaagcctacttggatgagtcttctaagacaaagtgaacagtccagttgtgatggattgaatgccctgagaataaaatgatatgtgcttacttggactgtgatgaagctgtgaggactcaggtgctttgtcttcatgctcttcagtcttcacagagacaacagtcagtggaaacttgctgacatcatcctcctcctgctctacaacacactctccctcctcttcctctctcatgtgtggatcctcctcttcctctttcatgtgtggatcatcctcttcctctttcatgtgggggggctgtggatcatcctcttcctctttaatgtgggtgggctgCGGATCATTCTCTTCCTTTTTCAtgtgtggatcatcctcttcctctttcatgtgggtgggctgtggatccccctcttcctctttcatgtgggtgggctgtggatcatcctcttcctctttcatgtgggtgggctgtggatccccctcttcctctttcatgtgggtgtgctgtggatcatcctcttcctctttcatgtgggtgggctgctggacatctgttgggtaaataagtcaataagataAATGATAAGAGATAAAGAGAGAaaataaatagttttggactgacactgtaaACACAATgagattatttgtgttcttttgtgtgttgtgttaaaggtgtgtagcaaaacaaccaataaaaacacaggAAATACCATCTTTTGtcctaaaattaattcaaaagtggtacagtgagtacaaaaaagacttggaaatttgatgggggtcaatttgaaaatgtttatatgtacgaggcagcattgattgaggcattcttaacttcaCTGATGTAAAGGCTGTAAatattgagattgtcattaccgtAACTTCATTATCATGGAAATAAAACAAATCTAAttccaaaatcacttaaaaaaaacattcatggtatgtttttgttatcatgcagaatacttttgggtggtcattttgttggctgggccaaaaggaacttttaacaaaaacatgtttccctatgtgctgttttatggagtatctccatcaacaattcctctttaggaattggagaccatctacAACACACggaaggaaagtcagtcacctttatgttcttttaataattcaagtgttgactactttggttattgaaaataaatgtttactttcacttattgttgcatgtaagtcagaatcaggaagtgaaattataactttatttagatttgattacagtgaaaaatgtatttagtgagggtgtgagttttgtgtaaacatgttgatacaggtttacatcttcttggggactggaacacagatatgtcctgaaaggatgcacccatttttaaaaccttcactaagctgtgccaccaacattgtctcacttagctcattaagcatactaccagggtgagtgagtccttttaaaccttcatagacctcgttgttacttctgaccagtctaTGATTTTcacaagt is a window from the Nerophis lumbriciformis linkage group LG28, RoL_Nlum_v2.1, whole genome shotgun sequence genome containing:
- the LOC133570814 gene encoding uncharacterized protein translates to MCERTIAEYKEELSRTKEENKRLRQLLDAVFKKPQVVLHRTDVQQPTHMKEEEDDPQHTHMKEEEGDPQPTHMKEEEDDPQPTHMKEEEGDPQPTHMKEEEDDPHMKKEENDPQPTHIKEEEDDPQPPHMKEEEDDPHMKEEEEDPHMREEEEGECVVEQEEDDVSKFPLTVVSVKTEEHEDKAPESSQLHHSPSKHISFYSQGIQSITTGLFTLS